The proteins below come from a single Moritella sp. F3 genomic window:
- a CDS encoding bifunctional diaminohydroxyphosphoribosylaminopyrimidine deaminase/5-amino-6-(5-phosphoribosylamino)uracil reductase RibD yields MDLMNDEKFMLRALALSKLALPNCRPNPPVGCVLVKNNQIVSEGFTQAPGQHHAEAQAIANYEHGLEDVTAYVTLEPCSFVGRTPSCAHTLAGLNIKRVVVATVDPDPRNSGKGIAVLTDAGIDVEIGVCQRAVAEFISPYLLG; encoded by the coding sequence TTGGATTTAATGAATGATGAAAAGTTTATGCTGCGCGCATTAGCACTTTCAAAATTGGCACTACCAAATTGTCGACCTAATCCACCCGTGGGTTGTGTGTTAGTCAAAAATAACCAAATTGTCAGTGAGGGGTTTACCCAAGCACCAGGCCAACATCATGCAGAGGCACAAGCAATTGCAAACTATGAACACGGGTTAGAAGATGTTACAGCGTATGTGACATTAGAACCTTGTTCGTTTGTGGGTCGAACACCATCTTGTGCGCACACACTTGCAGGGCTTAATATTAAACGTGTTGTTGTCGCAACCGTTGATCCTGATCCACGTAACAGTGGAAAAGGAATTGCTGTGTTAACTGATGCGGGTATTGATGTGGAAATCGGTGTTTGCCAACGTGCAGTCGCTGAATTTATCAGCCCTTATTTATTGGGATAA
- a CDS encoding DksA/TraR family C4-type zinc finger protein: MAGGFAKDGGVQEQIDATLADAVSLARSRLHHENLTNECSECGLLIPKARRQAIPGVELCVACQGIVDKQNKAIEGYNRRGSKDSQLR, from the coding sequence ATGGCAGGTGGTTTTGCAAAAGATGGTGGTGTACAAGAACAGATTGATGCAACGCTTGCTGATGCCGTCAGCCTAGCTCGCAGTAGACTTCACCATGAGAATCTAACTAATGAGTGTAGTGAATGTGGCCTACTTATTCCTAAGGCGCGAAGACAAGCTATTCCAGGTGTCGAGTTATGTGTAGCTTGTCAGGGGATAGTAGACAAGCAAAATAAAGCCATTGAAGGATATAATCGTCGTGGCAGTAAAGACAGTCAATTACGCTAG
- a CDS encoding ABC transporter permease has protein sequence MNALLKSVNSQSVASITFKMVVLLTVIISFLPLLPGLVGLIFSAFGYIPAIDQYTFSFTGFNTLLAWPGLDQSIILTLFVSIASTLLSAVCCFAILQSCWHSRWWKKIETLLAPIMALPHVAFAVGFAFLFTPSGFIARIFGEQIHWQLIHDQYGLGLIVALTLKEIPFLLFMSIPLLKQLNINTTLITAQSLSYNNAQAWQKLILPQWLPKIRFSLFAVMAYSISVVDVALIIGPTQPPTLAVLVWQWLNDADLATLPKASAGALVLSLLCLFTLFSIRFAEWLITVKCKTWQSNGRYSLPIGGKSIIIVTYLIALITLPILLIWSFAQRWRFPDITPSRWSLRFWQQEWHYLLDIIANSMIIALVSATIALIFAIIVHEHSAKAETNKRRLKVPRLLIAIPMLAPQLSLLFGIQVATLYIANQYYYLWVIWAHIFFAFPYIFLALDGPWRSYDQRLDNVALSLGMSPFKTWWQIKRPLLLPAIWIAWAVGISVSLAQYLPTLMLGAGRISTLTTEAVALSSGQDRRISAIYALLQSITPFIFYIIAILVSRKTGSLEQQSAGSNHHTNTTNSAPNSSSTSTSTNSRVTTRNVSISK, from the coding sequence TTGAACGCTTTATTAAAATCAGTAAACAGCCAGTCAGTCGCATCCATCACTTTTAAAATGGTTGTGCTGCTGACGGTCATTATTAGTTTTTTACCTTTATTGCCTGGGCTGGTTGGACTAATTTTTTCCGCCTTCGGTTATATCCCCGCGATTGATCAATACACATTTTCATTTACTGGTTTTAATACCCTGCTTGCTTGGCCGGGGTTAGACCAATCCATCATACTGACTTTATTTGTCAGTATTGCTAGTACATTATTATCTGCAGTCTGTTGCTTCGCTATTTTACAATCTTGCTGGCATAGCCGATGGTGGAAAAAAATAGAAACTTTATTGGCGCCTATTATGGCGCTGCCACATGTTGCGTTTGCGGTCGGTTTTGCATTCCTATTCACCCCCAGTGGCTTTATTGCCCGGATATTTGGTGAGCAAATACACTGGCAATTAATTCATGATCAATATGGTCTTGGCCTCATTGTCGCGCTAACACTGAAAGAAATCCCCTTTCTACTGTTCATGAGTATTCCACTTCTCAAACAATTAAATATTAATACCACGCTTATCACGGCGCAGAGCTTGAGTTATAACAATGCCCAAGCATGGCAAAAACTCATCTTGCCGCAATGGTTACCTAAGATCCGTTTCTCATTGTTTGCCGTGATGGCTTATAGTATTTCTGTGGTGGATGTCGCCCTTATCATTGGTCCTACACAGCCGCCAACACTCGCTGTGTTGGTATGGCAATGGCTCAACGACGCCGATCTTGCCACACTACCTAAAGCCTCTGCTGGTGCGTTAGTATTATCACTACTATGCTTGTTCACCCTGTTTAGTATCCGCTTTGCGGAGTGGTTAATAACGGTAAAATGTAAGACTTGGCAATCAAATGGGCGCTATTCGCTGCCAATTGGTGGTAAAAGTATTATTATCGTCACTTACCTTATCGCCCTTATTACCTTGCCTATACTATTAATCTGGTCGTTTGCACAACGCTGGCGATTCCCAGATATAACCCCTTCTCGTTGGTCACTGCGGTTTTGGCAACAAGAATGGCATTACTTACTCGACATTATCGCTAATAGCATGATAATCGCGTTAGTTAGCGCCACGATAGCTTTAATATTCGCGATTATTGTGCATGAACATAGCGCTAAAGCAGAAACCAATAAACGACGGTTAAAAGTACCAAGGTTGTTAATTGCAATCCCGATGCTGGCCCCGCAGCTGTCCTTATTATTCGGTATTCAAGTGGCGACGTTATACATCGCTAATCAGTATTATTATTTGTGGGTGATCTGGGCACATATCTTCTTTGCTTTCCCTTATATCTTCCTTGCACTTGATGGGCCATGGCGCAGTTACGATCAACGTTTAGATAATGTTGCACTGAGTTTAGGCATGTCGCCGTTTAAAACCTGGTGGCAGATCAAACGGCCATTATTACTCCCGGCTATTTGGATAGCTTGGGCAGTAGGGATCAGTGTCAGTCTAGCGCAATACCTACCAACATTAATGCTAGGGGCTGGGCGTATATCAACCTTAACAACCGAGGCGGTCGCGTTATCGAGTGGACAAGATCGTAGAATAAGTGCCATTTATGCGTTATTACAATCAATTACACCGTTCATATTTTATATTATCGCGATACTGGTAAGCCGTAAAACGGGCTCACTCGAACAACAAAGCGCAGGCTCAAATCATCATACTAATACGACGAACTCAGCGCCGAACTCGTCATCAACATCAACATCAACAAATAGTAGAGTAACGACACGCAATGTCTCTATCAGTAAATAA
- a CDS encoding YheT family hydrolase, with protein sequence MTKFKPAQGLSNNHLQSMLSSSGPRKYFEKRRANQLLCLAKQHIITTPQGVRLEGFLSRNNTTTPSKGLAVILHGWEGCADSLYVLSSGQKLLDAGYDVFRLNFRDHGDTHHLNAELFNSSRLEEVAEAVKYLCHHFGGNHNVLCGYSLGGNFCLRVANTAKSAGIALHQAIAICPVLHPTTTMAELSAGFPLYEQYFVAKWKRSLVKKLRYYPQLGYGKALKKLKTLDEMNLFFVDRYTNFTSRDEYFEAYSVVDAGLSQLAIPTTIITSEDDPMIPPGHLAQLHQSQWLTIDLQAKGGHCAFIKNWKFESWASERIAQLVE encoded by the coding sequence ATGACTAAATTTAAACCAGCACAGGGCCTGAGCAATAACCACCTGCAATCTATGTTGTCTAGCTCTGGCCCTAGAAAATATTTCGAGAAACGACGTGCTAACCAATTACTCTGCTTGGCAAAGCAGCATATTATCACCACGCCGCAAGGGGTTAGATTAGAGGGTTTTTTAAGCCGAAATAACACCACTACACCATCGAAAGGACTTGCTGTAATCTTACATGGTTGGGAAGGCTGTGCTGATTCGTTGTATGTATTATCCAGTGGCCAAAAGTTACTTGATGCGGGCTACGATGTGTTTCGTCTTAACTTTCGCGATCATGGTGATACCCACCATTTAAACGCGGAACTATTTAACTCGTCACGTTTAGAAGAGGTGGCTGAAGCGGTTAAATACCTTTGCCATCATTTTGGTGGTAACCATAACGTGTTATGTGGTTATTCACTCGGTGGTAATTTCTGTTTACGCGTAGCAAATACCGCCAAGTCTGCGGGTATTGCGTTACACCAAGCGATTGCGATCTGTCCTGTGTTACATCCAACCACCACTATGGCCGAATTAAGTGCCGGTTTTCCATTATATGAGCAGTACTTCGTCGCCAAGTGGAAACGTTCTTTAGTCAAAAAGTTACGCTATTATCCACAGTTAGGTTATGGCAAAGCATTGAAAAAACTAAAGACACTCGATGAAATGAATTTATTTTTTGTTGATCGTTATACAAACTTTACCAGTCGAGATGAATACTTTGAGGCTTACTCGGTTGTTGATGCAGGGTTGAGCCAACTGGCAATACCAACCACGATCATTACGTCTGAAGACGATCCTATGATCCCACCTGGTCACCTCGCTCAGTTACACCAATCGCAATGGCTGACCATCGATCTACAAGCTAAAGGCGGGCACTGTGCGTTTATTAAAAATTGGAAGTTTGAAAGCTGGGCCAGTGAGCGTATTGCCCAGCTTGTAGAATAG
- a CDS encoding cytochrome c — protein sequence MKILFFCSLLLSINAAYADSKYSFEQGEHLFRTAGGYGCSTCHGMFAQGGGNIGGDVRGKGIDKLNSALEKEPTMLLLSNVLNREQRKLLSSYLIELGKMPSVEWIIDGQVTGNSASIKKGVLSQLILVNKRLETIKVALPFVAKSSFIEIKPYETKAVQWIPKEGTIELVYKQNVQVIQTK from the coding sequence GTGAAAATATTATTTTTTTGTTCTCTACTTTTATCGATCAATGCTGCCTATGCAGATAGCAAATATTCATTTGAGCAGGGTGAACATTTATTCAGAACTGCAGGTGGATACGGCTGCTCGACATGCCACGGTATGTTCGCACAAGGCGGAGGCAATATTGGCGGTGATGTCAGAGGGAAAGGTATAGACAAACTTAACAGTGCTTTAGAGAAAGAGCCAACGATGCTGCTACTTAGCAACGTGCTTAATCGAGAACAGCGAAAACTACTTTCCTCATACCTTATCGAACTAGGGAAAATGCCATCCGTAGAATGGATAATTGATGGTCAAGTTACTGGTAACAGTGCATCTATAAAAAAAGGTGTGCTAAGTCAGCTAATTCTCGTAAATAAAAGACTAGAGACAATCAAAGTAGCATTGCCGTTTGTTGCTAAATCCTCATTTATTGAGATTAAGCCATATGAAACCAAAGCAGTTCAATGGATACCTAAAGAGGGAACGATTGAACTCGTCTATAAGCAAAATGTGCAAGTTATTCAAACTAAGTAA
- a CDS encoding CDP-alcohol phosphatidyltransferase family protein, translating to MLDRYTIKIIRWPINTTAKLVHKAGIKADQVTLLGFVLGLMCFPALALQEYNIALVFIALNRILDAVDGAVARIQGISDSGGFLDITLDFLFYSLVPFGFVVADPGANAVAGAFLIFAFIGTGTSFLAFAIMASKQNIENPVYKHKSMYYIGGLTEGTETIFCFILVCLLPQYFAIIAYTFAALCWITTATRIWAGYQTLK from the coding sequence ATGCTTGATCGTTATACAATTAAAATTATCCGTTGGCCGATCAACACTACGGCCAAACTGGTACATAAGGCCGGTATAAAAGCCGATCAAGTCACCTTATTAGGGTTTGTGCTTGGGTTGATGTGCTTTCCAGCATTAGCACTGCAAGAATACAATATCGCCTTGGTATTCATCGCTTTAAATCGCATACTTGACGCGGTCGATGGCGCTGTCGCACGTATACAAGGAATTAGTGACAGTGGTGGTTTTTTAGATATTACTTTGGATTTTCTATTTTATTCATTGGTGCCGTTTGGCTTTGTGGTGGCCGACCCTGGCGCTAACGCCGTCGCAGGTGCATTTTTGATTTTCGCGTTTATTGGCACTGGTACCAGCTTTTTAGCTTTTGCGATCATGGCGAGTAAGCAAAACATCGAAAATCCGGTTTATAAACATAAATCTATGTACTACATAGGTGGACTAACCGAAGGCACCGAAACAATATTCTGCTTTATTTTAGTGTGCTTATTACCACAATACTTTGCCATCATTGCTTACACGTTCGCGGCGCTATGCTGGATCACAACAGCGACGCGTATTTGGGCTGGCTATCAAACCCTAAAGTAG
- a CDS encoding M14 family metallocarboxypeptidase: MDHEQVYKIGTPGQKWTAEDKATWLAKQKVVRTYKKEVLEKLAPLQQDFDVEQYGALSYDPARFPLFVVKTRDWDNTKPTILVTGGVHGYETSGVQGAIRFIETQALNYSAQFNIIVAPCVSPWGYETINRWNQNAVDPNRSFVESSPAEESAALMQCVAKLGVKITAHIDLHETTDTDNSEFRPALAARDAVVHDNWNIPDGFYLVGDTLNPNTEFQTYIINAVSEVTHIAPADDSGRIIGAKLAQFGVINYATKALGLCSGFSDCTYGTTTEVYPDSPLVDDENCIQAQVIAITSGLDYLLQHNK; encoded by the coding sequence ATGGATCACGAGCAAGTATATAAGATTGGAACACCAGGTCAAAAATGGACAGCTGAAGATAAAGCTACATGGCTAGCGAAGCAAAAGGTAGTTCGTACTTACAAAAAAGAAGTACTCGAGAAATTAGCACCACTGCAGCAAGACTTTGATGTTGAACAGTACGGTGCCTTGTCTTATGACCCTGCTCGCTTTCCGTTATTTGTGGTGAAAACACGTGATTGGGACAATACGAAACCGACAATATTAGTGACTGGTGGTGTCCATGGTTATGAAACCAGTGGAGTACAAGGTGCTATTCGCTTTATCGAAACTCAAGCGCTGAATTACAGTGCGCAGTTTAATATTATTGTCGCGCCTTGTGTTAGTCCTTGGGGTTATGAAACTATTAACCGTTGGAATCAAAACGCAGTCGATCCGAACCGCTCTTTCGTTGAAAGTAGTCCGGCCGAAGAGTCAGCAGCATTAATGCAATGCGTTGCCAAACTTGGTGTAAAGATCACTGCACATATCGATTTACACGAAACGACAGATACCGATAACAGTGAATTTAGACCCGCATTAGCTGCGCGTGATGCGGTTGTGCATGACAATTGGAATATTCCAGATGGGTTTTATTTAGTGGGTGATACGCTTAACCCGAACACCGAATTCCAAACGTATATTATTAATGCGGTCAGCGAAGTAACGCATATTGCACCAGCCGATGATAGCGGTCGTATTATTGGTGCAAAGCTGGCGCAATTTGGCGTGATTAATTATGCCACTAAAGCGCTTGGTTTATGCTCTGGCTTCAGTGATTGCACTTACGGTACGACGACAGAAGTCTACCCTGATAGCCCGTTAGTTGATGATGAAAACTGTATTCAAGCACAGGTTATCGCGATCACTAGTGGTCTTGATTATTTACTTCAGCACAATAAATAG
- a CDS encoding MarR family winged helix-turn-helix transcriptional regulator has translation MENKFDRQKSFGWLLNVVANKAAKDFDNELKKQGLSIALWPTLMCLWEEEGVTQREIALKSKVESSTTTRTLDKLVTLGLVERREDPNSRRSFRIYLTDAGRALKADLLPIPMAINANLLSALEGEEQQEIVRLLQKVVAEI, from the coding sequence ATGGAAAACAAGTTTGACCGTCAAAAAAGCTTTGGTTGGTTACTTAATGTAGTTGCGAATAAAGCAGCAAAAGATTTTGATAACGAATTAAAAAAACAAGGCTTATCGATAGCGCTGTGGCCGACATTAATGTGTCTGTGGGAAGAAGAGGGCGTGACACAACGTGAAATAGCCTTAAAATCTAAAGTCGAAAGCTCGACGACAACCCGCACATTAGATAAATTAGTCACTTTAGGATTGGTTGAACGCAGAGAAGATCCGAATAGTCGTCGCTCTTTTCGTATCTATTTAACGGATGCTGGGCGCGCTTTAAAAGCGGATTTACTGCCAATCCCTATGGCGATTAATGCTAATTTACTTAGCGCGTTAGAAGGCGAAGAGCAACAAGAAATAGTACGCTTATTACAAAAAGTAGTAGCTGAGATTTAA
- a CDS encoding DUF411 domain-containing protein has translation MKTITKLIAILTLTFTSAAFAKPTIELYKSPSCGCCVEWAEIMEEKGYKVNVHHQRDWSSVNKKFGMPSQLNSCHTAVVDGYMVEGHVPEKDIARLLSERPSDISGLTAPGMPQHSPGMAAPGQKYKDFNVIAFDKNGNLSLYTKY, from the coding sequence ATGAAAACAATTACAAAATTAATTGCAATATTAACACTCACGTTTACTTCTGCTGCGTTCGCCAAACCGACGATTGAATTATACAAGTCACCATCGTGTGGTTGCTGCGTTGAATGGGCAGAAATAATGGAAGAAAAAGGCTATAAAGTGAATGTTCATCACCAACGTGACTGGAGTTCAGTGAATAAAAAATTCGGTATGCCGAGTCAATTAAACTCTTGCCACACAGCGGTTGTCGACGGCTATATGGTTGAAGGACATGTGCCAGAAAAGGATATCGCACGTTTGCTTAGCGAACGTCCGAGCGATATATCAGGCCTTACTGCTCCAGGTATGCCACAGCACTCGCCTGGCATGGCAGCACCTGGTCAAAAATACAAAGATTTTAACGTGATTGCTTTTGATAAAAATGGAAACCTGAGTTTATATACAAAGTATTAA
- the lpxL gene encoding LpxL/LpxP family Kdo(2)-lipid IV(A) lauroyl/palmitoleoyl acyltransferase yields MPKFQAPTFTLALLHPKFWPVWFFVGLLALTVLLLPYRLLLHLGRGLGYVVIKLAKSRVAIVQRNLELAFPDMTDTERQNLSEENIKNTGLAMIEMGIAWFWPTWRFKKHLIVNNAEEVLALEQQGKGVLVVAVHALNLEITARAFALFAPGYGVYRQHSNPAYNFIQHWGRTHHGNKMVDRKDVKGMLRVLRNGGRLWYLPDQDYGFEHAVFVPFFAVEEAATTSGTSILVDASKCAVITASSFRKNETYTLEIDPDISSQFPRRDPEGAARVMNSALEKVILRGLDQWMWLHRRFKTMPDNQNKGIRYKK; encoded by the coding sequence ATGCCAAAATTTCAAGCTCCTACCTTTACATTAGCATTACTCCATCCCAAGTTCTGGCCTGTTTGGTTCTTTGTCGGTCTGTTGGCCTTGACTGTTTTATTATTACCTTATCGCTTGTTATTACACCTTGGGCGCGGCCTTGGTTATGTTGTTATTAAGTTAGCAAAAAGCCGCGTGGCAATCGTGCAACGTAATTTAGAACTGGCTTTTCCTGATATGACCGATACTGAACGTCAAAACCTTAGCGAAGAAAATATCAAAAATACTGGTTTAGCGATGATTGAAATGGGCATTGCTTGGTTTTGGCCAACGTGGCGATTTAAAAAACACCTGATTGTAAACAACGCAGAAGAAGTATTAGCGCTAGAGCAGCAGGGGAAGGGCGTATTAGTTGTCGCAGTTCATGCTTTAAATTTAGAAATCACAGCGCGAGCATTTGCATTGTTTGCCCCTGGGTATGGTGTCTATCGTCAGCACAGTAACCCGGCGTATAATTTTATTCAGCATTGGGGGCGCACGCATCATGGTAATAAAATGGTAGATCGAAAAGATGTAAAAGGCATGTTGCGCGTACTTAGAAATGGCGGGCGTTTATGGTATCTACCTGATCAAGACTATGGCTTTGAACATGCTGTGTTTGTCCCATTTTTTGCTGTCGAAGAGGCAGCGACAACATCAGGAACGAGTATACTTGTTGATGCCAGTAAATGCGCGGTGATCACAGCATCAAGCTTTCGTAAAAATGAGACTTACACGCTCGAAATAGACCCTGATATTAGTAGTCAGTTCCCACGTCGTGATCCCGAGGGGGCTGCACGGGTGATGAATAGCGCATTAGAAAAAGTGATCCTGCGCGGACTCGATCAATGGATGTGGTTACATCGACGCTTTAAAACGATGCCTGATAATCAAAATAAGGGTATTCGTTATAAAAAATAA
- a CDS encoding ABC transporter substrate-binding protein: MHKLFVGFSLLLISALGQATDLDWPTVEQKAKGQTVYFYAWGGSPEINNYLRWADKRLSSEYGVHLKHVKVGDIAEAITRLAAEKTAKKNTNGSVDMVWVNGENFKSMKRYDLITESFATQLPNWRYVDKTLPVDSDFSEPTLGLEAPWGLGQLVFIYDTENLDNPPTSFNELLAYAIEHPNKITYPKPPSFHGTSFLKAALLELASDNTKLYMPVDTQTFTAISAPLWDYIDKLNAVAWHQGKQFPSSASETIQLLDDGELDIAISFNPNEATTSQQSGKLSDTTVAYAMKAGALSNIHFLSIPWNAAAKEGALVAINFLLSPEAQSRKGDLAIWGDPTVLAPQHITGSAQKTKLFKSIPEPHPSWQAALEAEWQKRYGH; this comes from the coding sequence ATGCATAAACTATTCGTTGGTTTTAGCTTATTGTTAATCAGTGCACTTGGCCAAGCCACAGACCTAGATTGGCCAACTGTAGAACAAAAAGCCAAAGGACAAACCGTTTATTTTTATGCATGGGGTGGCAGCCCTGAAATCAATAACTACTTACGTTGGGCTGATAAACGGTTAAGCAGTGAATACGGCGTGCACCTTAAGCACGTTAAAGTCGGTGATATTGCCGAAGCCATCACCCGCTTAGCCGCAGAGAAAACCGCAAAAAAGAATACTAACGGCAGTGTTGATATGGTTTGGGTAAACGGTGAAAACTTCAAATCAATGAAGCGCTATGACCTTATTACAGAGTCATTCGCCACACAATTACCTAACTGGCGCTATGTTGACAAAACCTTACCTGTCGACAGCGACTTTTCAGAACCCACTCTCGGATTAGAAGCACCTTGGGGGCTTGGTCAGCTCGTGTTTATTTATGACACTGAAAACTTAGATAACCCACCAACAAGTTTTAACGAATTGCTTGCTTACGCAATTGAGCACCCAAATAAAATTACTTACCCAAAACCACCCTCATTTCACGGCACCAGCTTTTTAAAAGCGGCCTTGTTAGAGTTAGCCAGTGATAACACAAAGTTATATATGCCCGTAGATACTCAGACGTTCACCGCGATATCGGCACCGTTATGGGATTATATCGACAAATTAAATGCCGTTGCTTGGCATCAAGGTAAACAATTCCCAAGTAGCGCATCTGAAACTATTCAACTGCTCGATGATGGCGAACTCGATATTGCCATTTCGTTTAATCCCAATGAAGCGACCACATCACAGCAGAGTGGCAAGCTCAGCGATACCACGGTTGCTTATGCAATGAAAGCCGGTGCATTATCGAACATCCATTTCCTCTCAATACCATGGAATGCAGCAGCGAAAGAAGGCGCACTCGTGGCGATTAACTTCTTATTAAGCCCTGAAGCACAGTCTCGTAAAGGGGATTTAGCGATTTGGGGCGACCCTACAGTATTAGCACCGCAGCACATCACTGGTTCGGCACAAAAAACCAAATTGTTTAAATCAATCCCAGAACCACACCCAAGTTGGCAAGCAGCACTTGAAGCTGAATGGCAAAAACGCTACGGACACTAG
- a CDS encoding cytochrome c produces MPVSKRINTLIAVLSLTFGLTAMSAQASDSVSAETKIRDVESRQHAFSQIAKQQKQIDRALGKSSPDWQQLEILSADLLANSASLQYLFVPGSQSGSKAKSKVWDNNIKFKGALAKMDNSFVSMDTAIQQQDKGMAKNALKQANSTCRNCHRQYRSR; encoded by the coding sequence ATGCCGGTATCTAAACGCATAAATACATTAATAGCAGTACTTTCACTCACATTCGGTTTAACCGCTATGTCAGCGCAAGCATCTGATAGTGTATCTGCAGAAACAAAAATACGTGATGTAGAATCACGCCAACATGCATTTTCACAAATTGCTAAACAACAAAAACAAATAGACAGAGCACTTGGTAAGTCATCACCAGACTGGCAGCAACTCGAAATATTAAGTGCCGATCTGCTCGCTAATTCTGCGTCATTGCAGTATCTTTTCGTGCCGGGAAGTCAATCAGGCAGTAAAGCAAAAAGTAAGGTGTGGGATAACAATATAAAGTTCAAAGGTGCATTAGCCAAAATGGATAATAGCTTTGTTTCCATGGATACTGCGATACAACAGCAAGATAAGGGCATGGCTAAAAATGCATTGAAACAAGCAAACAGTACGTGCAGAAATTGTCATCGCCAATACCGTTCACGCTAG
- a CDS encoding cytochrome b/b6 domain-containing protein yields the protein MKIWDLPTRLYHWLQAILFMALIITGYNGEGPHIQLGLGLFTLVMWRIVWGIVGSETNRFKQFVRSPKFMWQYFRGQEEQSVGHNPAGGWMVVSLLLCLLLQCISGLVLAGFADSLPLAELWLTDWLFDIFSLIHDWLFYVLPLLIFMHVSAIIGYKLCDKPLLLAMFTGYQAKYTAISIRFESNLKALLVLIVTVFVTIALVTRS from the coding sequence ATGAAAATTTGGGATTTACCAACACGGTTATATCATTGGTTACAGGCTATATTGTTTATGGCGCTGATTATTACTGGCTATAATGGCGAAGGGCCGCATATACAGTTAGGCCTAGGTTTATTTACGTTAGTGATGTGGCGGATAGTGTGGGGCATAGTTGGTAGTGAAACAAATCGTTTTAAGCAATTCGTTCGTTCGCCAAAATTTATGTGGCAATATTTTCGAGGGCAGGAAGAGCAGAGTGTTGGCCATAATCCAGCCGGTGGTTGGATGGTGGTAAGTTTATTACTTTGTTTGTTATTACAATGTATCTCAGGCTTAGTGCTTGCGGGGTTCGCTGATAGTTTACCATTGGCTGAATTATGGTTAACAGATTGGCTTTTCGATATTTTTTCTTTAATTCACGATTGGCTGTTTTACGTTTTACCGCTATTAATCTTTATGCATGTTAGTGCGATTATCGGTTATAAGTTATGTGATAAACCCTTGTTATTGGCGATGTTCACGGGTTATCAAGCTAAATATACAGCCATTTCTATACGCTTTGAATCAAATTTAAAAGCCTTATTGGTGCTTATTGTGACAGTATTCGTTACCATAGCATTAGTTACGCGTTCATAA
- a CDS encoding ATP-binding cassette domain-containing protein, which translates to MSLSVNNLCILDNNKQPLFAPISFTVKPGEILTLMGPSGCGKSSLLSAIAGHKSADFSYQGECYYQQRLLTTLPAEKRNIGILFQDDLLFPHLNVWENLAIALPNQVKKSQRKAQALKTLSDLNLAELADKSPMQISGGQRARISMMRMLLAEPAVVLLDEPFSKLDKSLRSEFRNWVFAQTVSRQLPVLMVTHDADDVPTGSQCLHWPWNKETQNA; encoded by the coding sequence ATGTCTCTATCAGTAAATAACCTCTGTATTCTTGATAATAACAAACAACCTTTGTTTGCACCTATCTCGTTTACTGTGAAACCCGGTGAAATATTAACATTAATGGGGCCGAGTGGCTGTGGAAAGTCGAGTTTATTAAGCGCTATCGCTGGACATAAGTCAGCTGATTTTAGCTATCAAGGTGAATGTTATTACCAGCAGCGATTATTAACGACATTACCTGCGGAAAAACGTAATATCGGTATCTTATTTCAAGATGATTTATTATTCCCCCATTTAAATGTTTGGGAAAATTTAGCGATCGCACTACCCAACCAGGTCAAAAAATCACAGCGAAAAGCCCAAGCACTAAAAACACTAAGCGACCTCAACCTAGCCGAATTGGCAGATAAATCACCCATGCAAATATCTGGCGGCCAACGTGCGCGAATTAGTATGATGCGCATGCTACTTGCCGAACCTGCCGTGGTATTACTCGATGAACCATTTAGCAAATTAGACAAATCATTACGCAGCGAATTTAGAAATTGGGTATTTGCCCAAACAGTCAGCAGACAACTGCCCGTATTAATGGTAACGCATGACGCTGACGATGTCCCAACAGGGAGTCAATGCCTACACTGGCCTTGGAATAAGGAAACTCAAAATGCTTGA